From Nocardia sp. NBC_00416:
TCCTCACCAAGGAGGACAAAGAGGGTCGCTTGATCCTGTCCAAGAAGCGGGCGCAGTACGAGCGCGCCTGGGGCACGATCGAGGAGCTCAAGGAGAAGGACGAGGCCGTTCGCGGCACTGTGATCGAGGTCGTCAAGGGCGGTCTGATCCTCGACATCGGGCTGCGCGGCTTCCTGCCCGCGTCGCTGGTCGAGATGCGCCGCGTCCGCGATCTGCAGCCGTACGTCGGCAAGGAGATCGAGGCCAAGATCATCGAGCTCGACAAGAACCGCAACAACGTGGTTCTGTCGCGCCGGGCCTGGCTGGAGCAGACCCAGTCCGAGGTGCGCAGCGAATTCCTGCACCAGCTGCAGAAGGGCCAGGTCCGCAAGGGTGTGGTCTCCTCCATCGTCAACTTCGGCGCCTTCGTCGACCTCGGCGGTGTCGACGGTCTGGTGCACGTCTCCGAACTGTCCTGGAAGCACATCGATCACCCGTCCGAGGTGGTCGAGGTGGGCAACGAGGTCACCGTCGAGGTCCTCGACGTCGATCTGGACCGCGAGCGGGTCTCGCTGTCGCTGAAGGCCACCCAGGAAGATCCGTGGCGCCAGTTCGCCCGCACCCACGCCATCGGCCAGATCGTGCCGGGCAAGGTCACCAAGCTGGTGCCGTTCGGCGCGTTCGTCCGCGTCGAAGAGGGCATCGAGGGCCTGGTGCACATCTCCGAGCTCGCCGAGCGCCATGTCGAGGTCCCGGACCAGGTCGTGGTCGTCGGCGACGACGCGATGGTCAAGGTCATCGATATCGACCTGGAGCGTCGCCGGATCTCGTTGAGCCTCAAGCAGGCCAACGAGGACTACAGCGCGGAGTTCGATCCGTCGAAGTACGGCATGGCCGACAGCTACGACGAGCAGGGCAACTACATCTTCCCCGAGGGCTTCGACGCCGAGACCAACGAATGGCTCGACGGCTTCGACAAGCAGCGCGAAGAGTGGGAAGGCCGTTACGCCGAGGCGGAGCGCCGGCACAAGATGCACACCGCGCAGATGGAGAAGATGGCAGCCGACGCCGCGGCCGAGGCTGTCAACGGCACCGGTGCGTCGAACTACTCCTCCGAGAGCGGCGCGCAATCGCCCTCCAGCCCGCCGGAGTCGGGTGGCGGTTCGCTGGCCAGCGACGCCCAGCTCGCGGCCCTGCGGGAGAAGCTCTCCGGTAACGCCTGAGGCGTTCCGGTAGCGAAGTAGCAGAACAGAAGACCCCGGTCCTGATGGACCGGGGTCTTTTGCGTCAGTACCCGACGGTGAACCGGCGCTGGATGTGCCGCGGCGTCCGGACCTCGTCGAGCAGCGCCACCGCCACATCCTCGGCGGAGATATCGCGGCCGCCGGTATCGAGCAGTTGATCGCCTCCTACCCGGAAACGGCCGGTGCGCTCGCCGGGGTCGATCCGGCCCGACGACGGGCTCAGATAGGTCCAGAGCCGGTTCGAGGTGCGATAGACATCGAGCGCGTCCCGCAGTGCGGATACGACCCGGTGGTACTCCCGGGGAACGCCGAGGTTGCGGGGCAGATTGTCGGCGAAATCCGGTTCGTCCACCAGTTGGCGTCCGGGCGCTATCTCGAGGCTGCCCGCGCCGCCGACGACGAGGACCCGGGTTTCCGGATGCCGGGCCAGCGCCGCCACCATCGCTGACGCGCCCACCACGAAGTCCTCGGCTCGTGCGATCGTATCGTCGATTCCGTGCCCGGCGTTGACGGCGCTGATCACCACATCCAGACCCGCGATCCCCGTCGAGATGCTGTCCGCGTCGCGCCAATCGGCCACCTGCCAGGCCACCTCGCCCCGGTCGTCCGGGATCCGGGACTCACTGGTGGTGAATCCCCGCACGGTATGGCCGCGGCGTATCGCCTCGACGGCCACCCGCGAGCCGATGACGCCCGTGGCGCCGAAAACTCCGATATGCATGACCACTCCTGGGTACGTGCCGTGCATTTACTACACGGCGTTCAGAAACTTCACGGTGAATCTTATCCGCACTCTGTAGAGTGTCAACCGTGGCCGAGGTTGTGATGAGTCGCCGGGAACGTC
This genomic window contains:
- a CDS encoding NAD(P)-dependent oxidoreductase, which translates into the protein MHIGVFGATGVIGSRVAVEAIRRGHTVRGFTTSESRIPDDRGEVAWQVADWRDADSISTGIAGLDVVISAVNAGHGIDDTIARAEDFVVGASAMVAALARHPETRVLVVGGAGSLEIAPGRQLVDEPDFADNLPRNLGVPREYHRVVSALRDALDVYRTSNRLWTYLSPSSGRIDPGERTGRFRVGGDQLLDTGGRDISAEDVAVALLDEVRTPRHIQRRFTVGY
- the rpsA gene encoding 30S ribosomal protein S1 — its product is MPTTVTSPQVAVNDIGSAEDFLAAIDATIKYFNDGDIVEGTIVKVDRDEVLLDIGYKTEGVIPSRELSIKHDVDPNEVVSVGDEVEALVLTKEDKEGRLILSKKRAQYERAWGTIEELKEKDEAVRGTVIEVVKGGLILDIGLRGFLPASLVEMRRVRDLQPYVGKEIEAKIIELDKNRNNVVLSRRAWLEQTQSEVRSEFLHQLQKGQVRKGVVSSIVNFGAFVDLGGVDGLVHVSELSWKHIDHPSEVVEVGNEVTVEVLDVDLDRERVSLSLKATQEDPWRQFARTHAIGQIVPGKVTKLVPFGAFVRVEEGIEGLVHISELAERHVEVPDQVVVVGDDAMVKVIDIDLERRRISLSLKQANEDYSAEFDPSKYGMADSYDEQGNYIFPEGFDAETNEWLDGFDKQREEWEGRYAEAERRHKMHTAQMEKMAADAAAEAVNGTGASNYSSESGAQSPSSPPESGGGSLASDAQLAALREKLSGNA